A genomic segment from Leptolyngbya boryana PCC 6306 encodes:
- a CDS encoding ATP-binding cassette domain-containing protein: MSVVEFCQVSYQLNQRLLIADLSFTIFSGETIVLLGRSGCGKTTTLRLINHLLTPTQGEVRVEGRSTQSWNPIHLRRRIGYVIQEVGLFPHLSVAQNIGVVPVLENWQPERIRSRVMDLLELVGLEKSISDRYPHQLSGGQRQRVGVARALAADPPLLLMDEPFGALDPITRVELQREFQRLQQQLGKTIVFVTHDIREAFKLGTRIGLMQAGRLVEIATPAEFERSQHPEARAFLSARD; encoded by the coding sequence ATGAGTGTTGTTGAGTTCTGCCAAGTTTCCTATCAACTAAATCAGAGATTGCTGATTGCAGATCTCAGCTTTACAATTTTTTCTGGTGAAACAATTGTTTTACTGGGTCGAAGTGGTTGCGGAAAGACAACGACCCTGAGATTGATCAATCATCTTCTGACCCCTACGCAAGGAGAAGTTCGAGTCGAAGGTCGATCGACTCAATCTTGGAACCCGATCCACTTGCGGCGGCGAATTGGATATGTGATTCAAGAAGTTGGACTCTTTCCGCACTTGAGCGTGGCACAGAATATTGGAGTTGTGCCTGTCCTGGAAAATTGGCAGCCGGAGCGGATTCGATCGAGAGTGATGGACTTGTTAGAACTCGTCGGATTGGAAAAAAGTATTAGCGATCGCTATCCGCATCAATTATCGGGTGGACAAAGACAACGGGTTGGAGTCGCGAGAGCTTTGGCGGCAGATCCGCCGCTGTTACTGATGGATGAGCCGTTTGGGGCACTTGATCCGATTACGCGCGTCGAACTTCAGCGAGAGTTTCAGCGGTTGCAACAGCAGTTAGGGAAAACGATCGTCTTTGTCACGCATGATATCCGTGAGGCGTTTAAGTTGGGAACTCGGATTGGATTGATGCAAGCTGGTCGGTTGGTAGAAATTGCGACTCCGGCTGAATTTGAGCGATCTCAGCATCCAGAAGCCAGAGCATTTTTGAGCGCGAGAGACTGA
- the nblS gene encoding two-component system sensor histidine kinase NblS, with product MSSFITPIRDVLRRWWSGFSLQTKLMAAATLVVSIVMSGLTFWAVNTIQLDARMNDTRFGSDLGLLLAANVAPLVNEENRTELAQFSHRFYGSTSSIRYMLYADADGNIFFGIPFSDSEVQNSLTIQRKIQLPEDFNERTNRPMVRQHITPDGEVTDVFVPLVFENKYLGVLAIGTNPNPTVVTSSHLTRDVTIAVFVSIWVMVILGAVFNALQITKPIRELVIGVRNIAKGNFKQRVELPVGAGVELSELIASFNDMAERLERYEEQNIEELTAEKAKLETLISTIADGAVLLDANMRIVLANPTARRIFGWENKAIESENAMYFFPVAVQVELTRPLFQMARGELREEAEFRITAIEPNNRTLRILLNAVVDPVRDNVKGIAVTVQDITREVELNEAKSQFISNVSHELRTPLFNIKSFIETLYEYGDELSETQKLEFLETANRETDRLTRLVNDVLDLSRLESCKIYQFEAIDLVQPIEQILRTYQLNAKDKGIELIKDIEPDLPPVFGHYDLLLQVFANLVGNALKFTEAGGKVALRAYSLRSSEDQVQQFVRVEIGDTGIGIDGADQEAIFDRFFRVENRVHTLEGTGLGLSIVKNIIERHRSHVRLVSEVGCGTTFWFDLVVFQENPEFEEMSVTLDSPALLQSKPG from the coding sequence GTGTCCTCCTTTATCACACCGATTCGAGACGTTTTACGACGCTGGTGGTCAGGATTTAGCCTCCAGACAAAACTGATGGCGGCGGCAACTTTAGTCGTTTCGATCGTCATGAGCGGTCTTACGTTCTGGGCAGTTAATACAATCCAACTGGATGCCCGAATGAATGACACTCGCTTCGGCAGTGATTTAGGCTTGTTATTAGCCGCCAACGTTGCGCCATTGGTGAATGAAGAAAATCGCACCGAACTGGCTCAATTCTCGCATCGGTTTTATGGCAGCACTTCTAGCATTCGCTACATGCTCTATGCCGATGCCGATGGCAATATTTTCTTCGGCATTCCTTTCTCGGATTCCGAGGTTCAAAATTCCCTAACCATTCAGCGCAAAATTCAACTGCCTGAAGACTTTAATGAACGCACCAATCGTCCCATGGTGCGTCAGCACATTACGCCGGATGGTGAAGTCACCGATGTGTTTGTGCCCTTGGTTTTTGAGAACAAATACTTAGGCGTTTTAGCGATCGGAACCAATCCCAATCCAACCGTTGTCACCTCATCGCATTTAACGCGAGACGTCACGATCGCGGTTTTCGTCTCAATCTGGGTGATGGTCATTCTCGGTGCAGTCTTCAACGCGCTGCAAATTACCAAACCGATTCGGGAACTTGTGATCGGCGTGAGAAACATCGCCAAAGGAAATTTCAAACAACGAGTCGAACTGCCTGTGGGCGCAGGAGTGGAACTGAGCGAACTGATTGCCAGCTTTAATGACATGGCAGAACGCTTAGAACGCTATGAAGAACAGAACATTGAGGAATTGACCGCCGAGAAAGCAAAGCTTGAGACTTTGATTTCGACGATCGCAGATGGAGCCGTTCTGCTCGATGCCAACATGCGGATTGTTCTTGCCAACCCCACCGCACGGAGAATCTTTGGCTGGGAGAACAAAGCGATCGAAAGCGAAAACGCCATGTATTTCTTCCCGGTTGCCGTTCAAGTCGAACTGACGCGCCCGCTCTTTCAAATGGCGCGTGGCGAATTGCGAGAAGAAGCAGAATTTCGGATTACCGCGATCGAGCCGAATAACCGGACGCTGAGAATTCTTTTAAATGCCGTCGTCGATCCAGTCCGAGACAACGTGAAAGGAATTGCGGTGACGGTGCAAGACATTACCCGCGAAGTTGAACTGAATGAAGCAAAAAGTCAATTTATCAGCAATGTCTCGCACGAACTGAGAACGCCATTATTCAACATCAAGTCGTTTATTGAAACGCTCTACGAATACGGCGACGAACTCAGCGAAACTCAGAAGCTCGAATTTTTGGAAACCGCAAATCGAGAAACCGATCGCTTAACTCGCCTGGTTAACGATGTTTTAGATCTGTCTCGCCTCGAATCCTGCAAGATTTATCAATTTGAAGCGATCGACTTAGTACAACCGATCGAACAAATTCTCAGAACTTACCAACTCAACGCCAAAGACAAAGGCATTGAACTGATTAAAGATATTGAACCCGATCTGCCGCCTGTGTTTGGGCATTACGATCTGTTGCTGCAAGTCTTTGCGAATCTCGTGGGCAACGCTTTGAAATTCACCGAGGCGGGTGGAAAAGTCGCCCTGCGCGCCTACTCTTTAAGATCATCTGAAGATCAAGTCCAGCAGTTCGTGAGAGTTGAAATCGGTGACACTGGCATTGGAATTGATGGCGCAGATCAAGAAGCAATCTTCGATCGCTTCTTCCGCGTCGAAAACCGAGTCCATACCTTAGAAGGAACAGGCTTAGGACTGTCGATCGTCAAAAATATTATTGAGCGTCATCGGAGCCATGTCCGTCTCGTCAGCGAAGTCGGCTGTGGCACAACCTTCTGGTTTGATTTGGTGGTGTTTCAGGAGAATCCTGAGTTTGAAGAAATGTCAGTCACTCTGGACAGTCCAGCACTCCTTCAATCAAAACCAGGATAG
- a CDS encoding sensor histidine kinase: MAKLNLSQVGHSLFAIAIIAIVYYLSARFALSITLLNHCALASVLYPPIGISLAAILLIEHPVWLGVFSGAVMSGRSLDQVNWLTAFLAATGNTLEVIVASQLLKQVEFSRLLRRVRDVLALIGCGAVLAPTLNATITTLTSAAISQPTELMNHWFASWLDSSVSILVFTPAIVVWGNQELRVPHSFRNRLKKLQPVLVGQRTIEFYIWLGLMGVWNGLMLTTSTGTAPIVQGAALLLLKYSPFLFVVWAALRFGQQRTMLCLLIASLSSIWGLTQIQQGNFQSSLFQIQIAIAIMAIITLVLVATIAERKTVEAQLRRRIEQDQFLAESTLRIRQSLDVKQVLNTTVAEVRAYLNADRAHIAVFDEQGFTDVVAESVAPGWNPMLGTRSPRPILADIAVLFEQQSVRVNPNSDMTQNEFLKLYYAMYQVKASIGIAIWQEGQLYGVLNVHQCVAPRNWQDFEIELLTRLATQVELAIQQGRLYEKVQGFASGLESQVQERTAQLQQKMIELETLNQVKDTLVHAVSHDLRTPVLGMLMVLKRLQTKAEETISLSKSVLDRMVESGDRQLSLISSLLENYSQEPHKLSLNYQRVSIVELVDQTLHRLEPLIHQNQIRLEKQIAPDVPQFLADSIQLQRVLEHLITNAMNHNLPGINLAIQVEKAENEMKCTISDNGIGIPPDQCNLLFDKPFLRGSQNHHRTGLGLGLFLCKQVITAHQGRIGVNCEGKGANFWFTLPLG, translated from the coding sequence ATGGCAAAACTCAACCTATCTCAGGTTGGTCACTCATTGTTCGCGATTGCGATCATCGCGATCGTGTACTACTTGAGTGCACGTTTTGCCTTGAGCATCACCCTCCTCAATCACTGTGCTCTGGCATCTGTGCTCTATCCCCCGATTGGAATTTCACTGGCAGCTATTTTACTGATAGAACATCCTGTTTGGCTCGGTGTCTTTTCTGGTGCAGTCATGTCTGGGCGATCGCTCGATCAAGTCAATTGGCTGACAGCATTCCTAGCAGCAACGGGCAACACGCTAGAAGTTATCGTTGCGAGCCAATTGTTGAAACAAGTGGAATTTAGTAGATTACTTCGTCGTGTACGAGACGTGTTGGCATTAATTGGATGTGGAGCCGTTCTTGCCCCCACGCTGAATGCAACCATCACAACTCTGACTTCGGCTGCGATCTCCCAACCGACGGAGCTTATGAATCATTGGTTTGCAAGTTGGCTTGACAGTTCAGTTTCGATTTTGGTTTTCACACCCGCGATCGTGGTGTGGGGAAATCAAGAACTTCGTGTACCGCACTCTTTTCGCAACAGATTGAAAAAGTTGCAGCCCGTTCTCGTGGGTCAACGGACGATCGAGTTTTACATCTGGTTAGGATTGATGGGAGTGTGGAATGGGCTAATGTTGACTACTTCAACCGGAACAGCCCCAATTGTGCAGGGAGCAGCACTGCTTTTACTGAAGTATTCACCATTTCTGTTTGTAGTTTGGGCAGCACTGCGGTTTGGACAGCAGAGAACGATGTTGTGCTTGCTGATTGCATCCTTAAGTTCGATTTGGGGACTGACCCAGATCCAGCAGGGAAATTTTCAATCTTCACTGTTTCAGATCCAGATTGCGATCGCAATCATGGCGATCATCACCCTGGTTTTAGTTGCGACGATCGCGGAGCGCAAAACAGTCGAAGCTCAACTAAGGCGCAGAATTGAACAAGATCAGTTTTTAGCTGAAAGCACATTGAGAATTCGGCAATCTTTAGATGTCAAGCAGGTTTTGAATACGACCGTCGCAGAAGTTCGAGCGTATCTGAACGCCGATCGTGCTCATATTGCTGTGTTTGATGAACAAGGGTTTACCGATGTTGTTGCCGAATCAGTTGCACCCGGATGGAACCCGATGCTAGGAACGCGATCGCCTCGACCAATCTTGGCGGATATTGCCGTTTTATTTGAGCAGCAATCTGTGCGAGTCAACCCAAATTCAGACATGACTCAGAACGAGTTTCTGAAGCTTTATTATGCGATGTATCAGGTCAAAGCAAGCATTGGAATCGCAATTTGGCAAGAAGGACAGTTGTATGGTGTGTTAAATGTGCATCAGTGCGTTGCACCGAGGAATTGGCAGGATTTTGAAATTGAATTGCTGACTCGGTTAGCTACTCAGGTAGAGTTGGCGATTCAGCAGGGACGTCTGTATGAAAAGGTGCAGGGATTTGCCAGCGGATTAGAATCTCAGGTACAGGAGCGGACTGCACAGTTGCAGCAGAAAATGATCGAATTAGAGACGTTGAATCAGGTGAAGGACACGCTGGTTCATGCGGTAAGTCATGATTTGAGAACGCCTGTGTTAGGAATGTTGATGGTTCTGAAACGGTTGCAAACGAAAGCAGAGGAAACCATTTCACTCTCGAAATCCGTGCTCGATCGCATGGTCGAAAGTGGCGATCGCCAATTAAGTTTGATTAGTTCCTTACTAGAAAATTATTCGCAGGAACCACACAAGTTGAGTTTGAATTATCAACGTGTGTCGATCGTGGAATTAGTCGATCAAACGTTACACCGATTAGAGCCATTGATCCATCAAAATCAAATTCGCTTAGAGAAGCAGATTGCGCCTGATGTGCCACAGTTCCTAGCTGACTCAATCCAGTTACAGCGCGTGTTAGAACATCTGATTACCAATGCTATGAACCACAATCTTCCAGGCATCAATTTAGCAATTCAGGTAGAGAAGGCTGAGAATGAGATGAAATGTACGATTTCGGACAATGGAATCGGAATTCCACCCGATCAGTGCAATTTGCTGTTCGATAAGCCTTTCCTAAGAGGATCGCAAAATCATCATCGCACTGGGTTGGGATTAGGATTATTTCTTTGTAAGCAGGTGATTACAGCACATCAGGGGCGAATTGGTGTGAACTGCGAAGGGAAAGGAGCAAATTTTTGGTTTACTTTGCCTTTAGGGTAA
- the purD gene encoding phosphoribosylamine--glycine ligase, producing MRVLVVGNGGREHALAWKFLQSPQVQQVVCVPGNGGTASLKNCRNLALSVDDFEGIARYALVNNIGMIVVGPELPLSLGITDYLKAQELTVFGPTREGAQIESSKAWAKDLMKAAGIPTARAEVFTDAESAIAYIRSQGAPIVIKADGLAAGKGVTVAMTLEQAETAVTACFSGQFGAAGSQVVIEEYLQGEEVSILAVTDGLTIRPLLPAQDHKRIGENDTGENTGGMGAYAPAPIVTPDLKQRIQTEILEPAIQALRDRNIDYRGILYAGLIITPEGDPKVIEFNCRFGDPETQVVLPLLETPLEKLLYACAKQKLANFPEIEWKSGAATCVVIASEGYPGNYPKGLPINGITAAEETGAAVFHAGTQMKNQQIVTDGGRVFGVTAIADTFDQSIEQAYRAVDQIQFEGMYFRRDIAHRVRGKSM from the coding sequence GTGAGAGTTTTGGTTGTTGGCAATGGTGGGCGAGAACATGCCCTAGCTTGGAAGTTCTTGCAGTCCCCGCAAGTGCAACAGGTGGTCTGTGTTCCGGGAAATGGCGGGACGGCTTCTCTGAAGAATTGCCGAAATTTAGCGCTTTCTGTAGATGACTTTGAAGGTATTGCCCGATATGCCTTAGTCAACAACATTGGAATGATCGTTGTCGGGCCAGAATTACCGCTATCGCTCGGCATTACAGATTATCTCAAAGCGCAGGAATTAACCGTCTTTGGACCAACCCGAGAGGGGGCACAAATCGAGTCGAGTAAAGCCTGGGCAAAAGACTTGATGAAAGCCGCAGGCATTCCCACTGCGCGGGCAGAAGTTTTCACAGACGCAGAATCTGCGATCGCCTATATCCGCTCTCAAGGAGCGCCGATCGTGATCAAAGCCGATGGCTTAGCTGCCGGAAAAGGCGTCACCGTTGCCATGACGCTCGAACAAGCTGAAACTGCGGTCACTGCTTGTTTCTCCGGACAATTTGGCGCAGCAGGTAGCCAAGTCGTGATCGAAGAATATCTGCAAGGTGAAGAAGTTTCGATTCTGGCAGTCACCGATGGTCTAACGATTCGTCCCTTATTGCCCGCTCAAGACCATAAGCGAATTGGCGAGAACGATACTGGCGAGAATACAGGCGGCATGGGGGCTTACGCTCCAGCCCCGATCGTCACTCCAGACTTAAAACAGCGCATTCAAACAGAAATCCTGGAGCCAGCCATTCAAGCGTTGCGCGATCGCAATATCGATTATCGAGGCATCCTCTACGCTGGATTGATCATCACACCCGAAGGCGATCCGAAAGTGATCGAATTTAACTGTCGATTTGGCGACCCCGAAACTCAAGTCGTTCTGCCTTTACTAGAAACGCCGCTGGAAAAACTGCTCTATGCCTGTGCCAAGCAGAAATTAGCAAACTTTCCAGAGATCGAATGGAAATCAGGAGCAGCAACTTGCGTAGTGATTGCTTCAGAAGGATATCCCGGCAATTATCCGAAAGGCTTGCCGATCAACGGAATTACAGCCGCAGAAGAAACGGGTGCAGCTGTCTTCCATGCCGGAACCCAAATGAAGAATCAACAAATCGTCACAGATGGAGGTCGCGTGTTTGGTGTAACGGCGATCGCAGACACCTTTGACCAGTCGATCGAGCAGGCGTATCGAGCCGTCGATCAAATTCAATTCGAGGGGATGTACTTCCGCCGAGACATCGCGCACCGAGTCCGAGGAAAAAGTATGTGA
- a CDS encoding tetratricopeptide repeat protein: MTRFDWRGFSGMAIAGVVSLTLSVNAAEPPKQPDKFPPNPLELTAPDPLLPGGLNRPLSEPERQTLRKALDELNTQAIAKLRAGDVLGSFEIWNRELRLRRALGFLEEVQALGRVGDIAWRQNLNPQVRVITNRLSAIQTQVQRPLQNQQQVSLPDRAQIFPALGIAYQQVRSPGLALEVYQQMLSEARTRKDSVAEVSLLNTIGQLHLSWFDYPPAIATYEELLQLARSRNDAPNIVTNLAQLAYIHEQAKQSAQAVTYQQQLIEIYQKNPQQALFVPALKIRQGDNFVASQQLDAAERVYQDAFELAQPLGQLAYASDALKKLGVLYRSNNRLEAALQVYNYLAGVQQQAYDTYGVMDALDQIGQIQLQRNAPAEAAKAFQQGLEVAKQINYRVDYFTQQIQKIQAAK; the protein is encoded by the coding sequence ATGACAAGATTTGACTGGCGGGGCTTCAGTGGAATGGCAATTGCCGGAGTTGTTTCATTGACCTTAAGTGTGAATGCGGCTGAACCGCCCAAACAACCGGATAAATTTCCGCCGAATCCGCTGGAGTTGACGGCTCCTGATCCGCTGTTGCCTGGAGGGCTAAATCGCCCTTTGTCAGAGCCAGAACGCCAAACGTTACGCAAAGCATTAGATGAATTAAATACACAAGCGATCGCAAAACTACGGGCTGGAGATGTTCTAGGATCGTTTGAAATTTGGAACCGAGAATTAAGACTCAGACGGGCGCTGGGATTTTTAGAAGAAGTGCAGGCTTTGGGTCGAGTAGGAGACATCGCTTGGCGACAAAATCTAAATCCCCAAGTCCGAGTGATTACCAATCGTCTGTCCGCGATTCAAACCCAAGTTCAAAGACCGCTGCAAAATCAGCAGCAGGTCAGTCTGCCCGATCGCGCTCAGATTTTCCCTGCGTTGGGTATTGCTTATCAACAAGTGCGATCGCCGGGACTGGCGCTGGAAGTCTATCAGCAAATGTTGAGTGAAGCCCGAACGCGCAAAGACTCCGTGGCAGAAGTGAGCTTACTCAATACGATCGGACAATTGCATTTAAGCTGGTTTGATTATCCGCCTGCGATCGCGACGTATGAGGAGCTTTTGCAATTGGCGCGATCGCGCAATGATGCTCCTAACATTGTGACAAATTTAGCTCAGCTTGCTTACATTCACGAACAAGCTAAGCAATCTGCTCAAGCGGTGACGTATCAGCAGCAGTTGATTGAGATTTATCAAAAGAATCCGCAGCAAGCTTTGTTCGTTCCGGCTTTGAAGATCAGACAGGGAGATAATTTTGTTGCGAGCCAGCAATTAGATGCGGCAGAAAGGGTATATCAGGATGCATTTGAGCTTGCACAGCCTTTGGGACAGTTGGCATATGCGAGTGATGCGTTGAAAAAATTAGGGGTGCTTTATCGATCGAACAATCGATTAGAGGCAGCACTTCAGGTTTATAACTATTTAGCGGGTGTGCAGCAGCAGGCGTATGACACCTATGGAGTGATGGATGCGCTAGATCAGATTGGTCAGATTCAACTGCAACGGAATGCACCAGCGGAGGCTGCAAAGGCATTTCAGCAAGGGTTAGAAGTTGCAAAACAAATTAATTATCGAGTTGATTATTTCACTCAGCAGATCCAGAAGATTCAAGCAGCAAAATAA
- a CDS encoding type II toxin-antitoxin system VapC family toxin yields MIRVLADTGPLYAAYDPSDTYHAQALAELDRLATQNLTVLVSYPVFLETHSLILKRLEIRIGFRYIDEILNGADLIQPTIADYQNATQLIQQYPDQAITLFDATTTTIAQRLQLPVWTYDFHFDVMKTRVWR; encoded by the coding sequence GTGATTCGCGTGCTTGCTGACACAGGCCCACTTTATGCCGCTTACGATCCGAGTGATACCTATCATGCTCAAGCTCTTGCAGAACTAGATCGCTTAGCAACCCAAAATCTGACCGTGCTTGTGTCTTATCCTGTATTCCTTGAAACGCATAGTCTCATCCTAAAACGCTTAGAAATCCGTATCGGGTTTCGGTACATTGATGAAATTCTAAATGGCGCAGATCTTATTCAACCGACGATCGCGGATTACCAAAATGCAACTCAACTGATTCAACAATATCCAGACCAAGCGATTACCCTCTTCGATGCGACAACCACTACGATCGCTCAACGATTGCAACTCCCAGTTTGGACATATGATTTCCATTTTGATGTGATGAAAACAAGAGTTTGGCGGTAA
- a CDS encoding tetratricopeptide repeat protein — protein sequence MSTDAKKDFFVSYNRHDKAWAEWIAWILEESGYTVVIQAWDFRPGGNFVLDMQRAASEAERTISVLSENYLSSQFTQPEWASAFAQDPTGEKRSLIPIRIGNCLLSGMWSTIVYVDLVEVDEVSARDLVLQAVQDGRTKPDQPPQFPGQSGTISDRAKPTYPPNLIQNLPYGSINFVGREVELEQIHQQLQQSSTVAISAIAGMGGIGKTELALQYARKHCREGSYPGGLCWLRAREEVGTQIISFVRSCLDLTPPEDLELVEKVRWCWRRWREGAALLIFDDVQKYEDIELFLPPQESRFKVLMTSRSRFGSPVQPLQLDVLSEEKALELLRSLVGDSRVDEELARSKELCEWLGYLPLGVELVGRHLAKKRDLSIELLWQRLQEKRLEARAFQQAEPGMTASLGVAAAFELSWHALDEIAQQVAAVLSLFALVEIPWKLVEQCLPKFDAEELEDIRDQMLLGANLLKRVDQGMYQLHQLLREFFVVKREQRADDSDLQQRFYQVVIAEAKRVRDEPEKSLIRESTMMIAHLQEAMERLARPEQALDLATCLNWLAELYYAQGRYEEAEPLYVRSLSIHEQQLGADHLDVANSFNNLALLYKEQGRYEEAEPLYVRSLSIREQQLGTDHLDVATSLNNLAVLYRSQGRYEEAEPLYVRSLSIREQQLGTDHLDVATSLSNLAVLYQSQGCHHKAEPLLVRALPIWEQQLGTDHPDVATSLNNLAFLYHLQGRYEEAEPLLVRALSIREQQLGTDHPDVATSLNNLAVLYHLQGRYEDAEPLLLYSVRIRQEQLPADHPLSAKNLSNLAYLYDLQGRSGEAEALYLQAIPILSAKLEESHQWRQEASQRFRSLLQKALQENRTDELSDDPMTQSILQELRSTLD from the coding sequence ATGAGTACAGACGCAAAGAAGGATTTTTTTGTCAGCTACAATCGCCATGACAAAGCTTGGGCTGAGTGGATTGCTTGGATCTTGGAAGAATCGGGATATACCGTCGTGATTCAAGCCTGGGATTTTCGTCCGGGTGGAAACTTTGTGCTGGATATGCAACGAGCGGCATCTGAGGCAGAACGAACGATCTCGGTTTTATCCGAAAATTATCTCAGTTCGCAATTTACCCAGCCTGAATGGGCATCAGCTTTTGCACAAGATCCGACTGGGGAGAAGCGATCGCTCATTCCCATCCGAATCGGGAACTGTTTGCTGAGTGGAATGTGGTCAACGATCGTCTATGTCGATTTAGTCGAAGTTGATGAGGTATCAGCGCGGGATTTAGTTTTACAAGCGGTGCAAGATGGACGAACTAAACCTGATCAACCGCCGCAATTCCCAGGGCAATCGGGGACGATCAGCGATCGAGCAAAGCCTACTTATCCCCCAAATCTGATTCAGAACTTGCCGTATGGAAGTATAAACTTTGTCGGACGAGAGGTGGAGCTTGAACAGATTCATCAGCAGTTGCAACAAAGTTCGACGGTGGCAATTTCAGCGATCGCGGGAATGGGCGGCATTGGCAAAACAGAATTAGCGCTGCAATATGCTCGGAAGCACTGTCGTGAAGGATCTTATCCGGGTGGATTGTGCTGGTTGAGGGCGCGTGAGGAAGTTGGAACTCAAATTATTAGCTTTGTACGATCGTGCTTAGATTTGACTCCGCCAGAGGATCTCGAATTAGTCGAAAAGGTGCGCTGGTGCTGGCGACGCTGGCGAGAGGGAGCAGCATTGCTAATTTTTGATGATGTGCAGAAGTATGAGGATATTGAATTGTTTCTGCCGCCACAGGAATCTAGGTTTAAAGTGCTGATGACTTCGCGATCGCGCTTCGGATCTCCGGTGCAACCATTACAGCTTGATGTGTTGTCGGAAGAGAAAGCGCTGGAATTATTGCGATCGTTGGTGGGAGATTCGCGGGTTGATGAGGAGTTAGCGCGCTCGAAAGAACTTTGTGAATGGTTGGGATATTTGCCGTTGGGCGTGGAATTAGTTGGGCGGCATTTGGCGAAGAAGAGAGATTTATCGATCGAGCTTTTGTGGCAACGGTTGCAAGAGAAACGATTGGAAGCGAGAGCGTTTCAGCAAGCGGAACCTGGAATGACGGCATCTTTGGGGGTTGCAGCGGCGTTTGAGTTGAGTTGGCACGCTTTGGATGAGATTGCACAGCAAGTTGCAGCCGTTTTGAGTCTGTTTGCTTTGGTTGAAATTCCGTGGAAGCTGGTAGAACAGTGTTTGCCGAAGTTTGATGCTGAGGAGTTGGAGGATATTCGCGATCAGATGCTTCTTGGTGCAAATCTGCTGAAGCGCGTGGATCAGGGGATGTACCAACTGCATCAATTGTTACGGGAGTTTTTTGTGGTGAAGCGGGAGCAACGGGCGGATGACTCCGACTTGCAGCAGCGGTTTTATCAGGTGGTGATTGCTGAGGCAAAAAGAGTCAGGGATGAGCCGGAGAAATCTCTAATTCGGGAATCCACGATGATGATTGCCCATTTGCAGGAAGCAATGGAGCGATTAGCTAGACCAGAGCAAGCATTGGATTTAGCAACTTGTCTAAATTGGTTAGCAGAACTTTATTACGCGCAAGGGCGCTACGAGGAGGCAGAACCGCTTTATGTGCGATCACTCTCAATCCATGAACAGCAGTTGGGAGCAGACCATCTCGATGTGGCAAATAGCTTCAACAATCTGGCATTACTCTACAAAGAGCAAGGACGCTACGAGGAGGCAGAACCGCTTTATGTGCGATCACTCTCGATTCGAGAACAGCAATTGGGCACTGACCATCTTGATGTAGCAACTAGCCTCAACAATCTGGCAGTACTCTACCGTTCCCAAGGACGCTACGAGGAGGCAGAACCGCTTTATGTGCGATCACTCTCGATTCGAGAACAGCAATTGGGCACTGACCATCTTGATGTAGCAACTAGCCTCAGCAATCTGGCAGTACTCTACCAATCGCAAGGATGCCACCACAAAGCAGAACCGCTCTTAGTGCGTGCTCTCCCGATTTGGGAACAGCAGTTAGGCACTGACCATCCCGATGTGGCAACTAGCCTCAACAATCTGGCATTTCTTTACCATTTGCAAGGGCGCTACGAAGAGGCAGAACCGCTCTTAGTGCGTGCTCTCTCGATTCGGGAACAGCAGTTAGGCACTGACCATCCCGATGTGGCAACTAGCCTCAACAATCTGGCAGTACTCTACCATTTGCAAGGACGCTACGAGGATGCAGAACCTCTGCTCCTGTACTCAGTCCGCATTCGGCAAGAACAACTTCCTGCCGACCATCCGTTATCAGCCAAGAATTTGAGTAATTTGGCATACCTCTACGATCTACAAGGACGCTCCGGAGAGGCAGAAGCTCTTTACCTGCAAGCTATCCCCATCCTGTCTGCCAAGCTAGAGGAAAGCCATCAATGGAGACAGGAAGCCTCGCAACGATTTCGATCGCTTCTTCAAAAAGCTCTCCAAGAGAACCGCACCGACGAACTCTCCGATGATCCAATGACACAATCTATCCTTCAAGAACTACGAAGCACATTGGATTGA